The following are encoded together in the candidate division WOR-3 bacterium genome:
- a CDS encoding PTS sugar transporter subunit IIA, whose translation MICELLKPENIIISNDNLNFEQTLDSLVSVLALRSETKNLWKDFLLKREELISSRLGKGVMIFRAWPVQTDRVYFSLGIFPQGLEIETFDGEKIKIAGLLAAPKENESEYHENLVSVLRLFNENSLRDDLILSQEPSKILQLIKDEESELEKTV comes from the coding sequence TTGATCTGCGAACTTTTAAAACCCGAAAATATAATTATCAGCAATGATAATCTGAACTTCGAACAAACTCTCGACTCGCTTGTCAGCGTTCTGGCTCTGAGGTCCGAAACAAAAAATCTGTGGAAAGATTTTCTTCTCAAACGCGAAGAACTTATTTCATCGAGACTCGGAAAAGGAGTTATGATTTTCAGGGCTTGGCCGGTTCAGACAGATAGAGTCTATTTTTCTTTGGGAATATTCCCACAGGGGCTTGAAATAGAAACTTTTGATGGCGAAAAAATAAAAATTGCCGGTCTTCTGGCGGCTCCAAAAGAAAATGAAAGCGAATACCACGAAAATCTAGTTTCTGTGCTTCGGCTGTTCAACGAGAATTCTTTGAGAGACGATTTAATTCTGAGTCAAGAACCTTCGAAAATACTGCAGCTAATAAAAGACGAGGAGAGCGAACTTGAGAAAACCGTCTGA